GGTTATACTCATCAAGACacacgcagcagcattctggacccgctgcaatttctgggtcagactcaCAGGAAGCCCTGCATGGAGTGAGTTACagcaatctggaggtgaccgttgcatggatcactgtcattaggccatgggtcgagagatagggagcaagctgcctggcctgccaaaagtgggaaaaaagcagaccgggcaactgccaCGACCGGGGCAGGGAGGAGACCAGCCAAGAATCCTGACCGATGGAAttggcacaagtggtgccccatgaAAGGCCGGGAGCTGGAAGTCTCAGAAACCACAGCTTTCCAAGAATTACAGTGTAATATCCATAAAAACATCGGGCTATGTGGTTGCGCCCTTTAAAAGGAAGTCCCACACGTGCTTTTCCTGGGTGGGCAGGAAGGGGTGGTAGAATCAAGCTCCCCCCCTTGAAAAGACAGTCGTAGAGGAGGACTATGAGAAGAAGAATCAGTCTACCCAGAGAAAACAGGAAGGATAGCACCTACGAAGAGTCCAGAAAGTCATGTGCGCACAGTAAAATGACTGGCAGCTCAAATTATCCTAGGCTTGTCACAGCTTgggagctaaacagggttggcaatggtcagtacttagatgggagaccaccagggaagtctCTGGTTgctccacagaggaaggcaatggcaaagcacctctgcttgTCTCTGGACAGAGTTACCAGGAGTCAGTTACAGCTTGACATCTTCTTCTTATAAagctgtaattcaccttgagcctCAGCAAGGGAGGTGGGACTATAAATAAAACCGTTTCTACTAACTTACTTAGACAAGAGGTTAGGCTAACTGGTTTGTAATTTTCAggaacgttttttaaaaattagatgttACATTTGCTACCAGCTGGTCCTCTGGAAGAGAGGCTGATTTTAACAAGTTGTATATTAAGTTTGTTAAGAGGCAACCATTTTTGCATCTGAGTTCTTAAAGAGCTTTGGGTGTATGTCATCTGAATTAGGTGACTTTTAATTTGTCCTTTGTCCCTAGAACTTTATTTCTTGTCCCTTCTCGTTGACTCGGTTCTTCCAACCCCCTCCCGACAACTACAGCTCTGGTATGGGTAATTATCCCACATTTTCTGCAGTGAAAACAGATGCAAAGGATTCAGTCTTCTCCTCTGCAACCCCCCACCCTACTTTCTTTAGCAATCCTCTCGCCCCTTCACTGtccaagccccacccccaggCCGGTTGCTTGCTTCTGCTGTACTTCTTCTTAtggcatttatagtccacctttctcactgggactcaaggcagattatgcagagtaaatagatacaatgAACAGGATGGCGcatgcaataaacaatgcaacaggctATGTATtatagaaatctggaaccaaccagaaaccAGAAAGAGAACTGAAGCAACATACATATTAACATGATGTGAAAAACCATGCAGAAAATTACATAGTAGGGTCCGACTTACAGCAAGAGACAGCGTgaactatacacagtagtatataagagaaaagagcaagagtccagtagcacccataagtcTAACAAGATTCGTGGCAGGGTGTGAGTCACAGTGCACATCTTCAGATAccagagctgtgactcatgaaagttcatcccctaccacaaatcttggtagtcttatgggtgctaccggactcttgctcttctctactactacagacaaacatggctacccatcttgatctatcagtaGTATATATTTAGAGAGATTCTCCCTGACAGCTATGGCAATACCTTAAGCAGAGAGTTCACTGTGACTCTGCAATAGTGGATGAAATCCAGCACGTCAGTCGGCCTCGCACCCAGGCTCAGCAAGACGCTGAGGTCGTCCACAATAAGCACAGGGCACTTCCACGAGTCCCCACCCACAGCCGGGCTTAGGGCTGTCTGGACGAACTCATACAGCGCTTTCAGGTTTGAGCCATCTCCACTGCAacggagggagaaagagaaggtcaCACCAAGGAccaagcatttggggggggggggggcggacacaCAACACGGTTGCGATTTTCTTTTGCGTGTGGTCCCAGCACGgcaggctgggctgggctgggcaacATGATCAGCTCTGAAACTGACTGCAAAAATCATGGGCCACGCACGGTATAACTGGCTCTCGTTCGCGAGGGATTAACGCAAATACACATTCTTTTCttcgcaagccttgtttgttacGAGAACAACACGGGCAAAAGGTCACACACCCACTCCAGGTTAACGTGAAATAGACGTTGTTAGTATTTAAGGCGTTATTTTGCTATGAGAGACTACCCCCCCCTTTGCAATAATTTGATTAATTTGATTAAAAACTGCACTCACAATTGTGAACACCATCGAGAAAGCGCCTCATCCCCTCGGacggtgaaatcctaagaagagttactccattctaagcccactgatttctatgggcttagactggagtaactctgcttaggatttcactgtgacaGCACAAAAAGGTAATTCAGGTATGCGGAGGGGAAACTGAAATCAGCCATCTGGAATATCCACCTCCAGTTTAGGGCTGCCGCCTCCTGACTCTCTGGAACGTTTCCCCAACACAGagatgttcccccccccccatcttattctcacaacaaccctgtcaggtaggttaggccgacAAATTTAGGCAGTTCCTGCacggggcagggggttggactagatggtctgtaaggtacCTTCCAACTGAATGATTCTATGATTGTGAGTAACTCAACGTAACTCAGAGAAACGTCATGGTTGAGCATGGAGAGGAAGCCTGGTCTATTTGATCCTAATCCGGTAACTTTGCCACAGTGGCTCTCAAAAAGCTCTCCTGCACCAGATTGCCTCTCTGGTTTTCCTTTACAGCACAGCGTTCTGGGAGCACCCTATCCAGGCCTGGCTCTTAGGGCCACTGCTTTAGAGAACTCAAAGGAATCCAACTAGTACGTCTGCAAAGGGGTGCTTTATCTACAGACAGACCAACGCCCCTGCACCCCAGACAGCACCTCCCCTGCTCGGGGTTACCTGATGAACTGGAAAGGCCTGGACTCCAGCGACTGCTGCTTGCCAAAAAAGATGTCATGTGAAACTTTCAGGCCTTCTAAGAAAACCAGCTGTCCCCGTTCTTTGGCTGTAGTCAGACTAAGTCCCTAGGAAAAGAGAAGGCGTCACATCCAGCCCTCCACTGGAAAAGGAGCGTCTGTTTCCAGCTCCTCAAGGGACACCTTGTGAGTTGGCTTCTTGGCGGCTCCCACCATTCCCCACCACCATTCCCCACCTGCCCCTGGCAGCCCCCCGGATGTGAGGAGTGAAAACGTGTACAGCACGCTCAGCTCTCTAAATTGCAGCCAGGGAGGCTGTTGAAGAGGTAACAAATTGACATTAAAGGTTTAAAAGGGCTACAGGCAGAAATGTCAGATGTTAGGCACTGGGAAAGCACGGCTAGTTTGCTGCTTACATTTGCCATGTTTCCCATGACAGGGAGACAAAACATACCCCTCCCGCACCTTGGAAGCTACGCCCTGGCTTTGGTTGGTTTCCTGGGGTGCCGCCTTGACTAGGTCTTTCCAGCAGTCTGCAGGTGTGTCCACACAGGGGTGAGTCCCTGTTTTGCTCTCATTGCTGCTGTGGCCGCAAAGGCAGTTGCACTGGCAATGGAGGTGCCGTCtggacttccccctccccacccatggCCCgcttcttgcctttaaaaaaatgggtaGCAAGAAATGTTGCTGTGGTGTTTTAACATTATACCGACATATCAGCCATTTGGTAGAGGGGCTGTagaagaacatctgcttggaaGGCAGAAGGTTCAATCTCCCGTTAAAATACGAGGACCAGGTGCTAAGTAATGCGCTGCCTAAGACACTGCAAGGTTGTtagcagtctgagtagacaatactgatcttgatggaccaatcatctgattcggtataaggcaacttcatgtgtgttgACAATTTTTTTAATGGTAAAAAAATTAGCTGGCAGCAGAGTGGGGTGGAAGGAGAAACAGCACCGGCTGTGATGCCACATGTGGTCAGGCAGGTACAGAAATCCATCCAGACATCCCCCATACTTCCTTTCAGCCAAATTAGGATTATTTTGGAAGGGGCAATACAGGTAGTGATAAGACGGGCAGGAGAGAAGAGACATCCAACTGACTGAGCAAGGAAATCACGTGAAGgactctttcccttcccccaaacacaCTGGCCTTTTGCAAACCCCAACTGTGTGCTGCAAAAGAATATTGTCATAACAATATATTACAATCAACCAAAAATAAGTACAGTCGGCTGTGAGGAAATTCGGCATGAGGTCCCATGAGGAAGGACTGATGAGAAGCATTCCTGCCAGGCAGGTGCAGCCAGAAACCCACCAACCACCAGAGACAGGTCGCTAAAGCTGTGCCCCACCCCACCAGCACTGCGAGGTTCTTGGGAGCATCTACAGAAAATCATCAGAAGGAACGCACCCGCTCCTATTCCGTATAGTGCTCTTCCCCTGCACCCATGACCCAAAACAAGCCCATTGTATATAAGATACAATAAAAAGGAAATGTGGTATCAAATGGAGGTTTGGCATAAGGAGCATTTCAGAGATTGGGAATGCACCCAATCAAAGCATTTAAGAACAGCAATCCCTTCTACAGTAAGCAAGAAGAGTCGCTTATATACAGAAGGGAAGGACAGGCACACTTTCAGTCCGTCTAGGAGATTCCTTTCTCATTCCCCTTCCAACCTGATTTCCATCCTCAGAAGGCAGTGCTTGTTTTCCCCACTCCgcggatccagtttggtgtagtggttaagagcagcaggactctaatctggagagccgagtttgatcccccactcctccacttggaagccagctgggtgactttgggccagtcacagctctctcagagctctctcagccccactcacctcacagggtgttttgtggtggggataataatggcatactttctaaactgctctgagtgggcgttaagttgtcctgaagggcggaatataaatcgaatgatgttgttgttgttgttatcatccctCCAACAGGAACATGCCACTGAACTGGGACAGAAATTTTGTTTTACCAGCATTTCACAAGCGAGTGCCTCAATTCCTAGAAACACAGCATCATTTTTGGCATGGGAGGAGGACCCTGGTTAAGCAAGCATCTTTGACAGACTGAGAAACTTTCAAAAGCTAGAACACACACAGTTTTATCAGAGTGCAAACTGAAATTGTTGTGGTCAATGGTACCACAATAAAATGTTCTGCAGGAGCTGAACAGTCTAAGAgtaaccaggggtttttttctgggaaaagaggtggtggaactcagtgggttgccctcagagaaaatggtcacatggctggtggccccaccctctgctctccatgcaatctcaactcccctctgtctggagatcagggggcggggccaccagccatgtgaccattttcaagaggtgccagaactccgttcccccgcgttccagctgaaaaaaagccctgagagcaACCAAATACAAGAGTAACCAAGAACAATGTATTGCTGGAACAGATTCAGTAACATATGGCCTCTGGTTGGCTGACTGCAGCACATGCAAGTTGCATTTTATCATAAAAGAATCACCGTGGCTCTTCAGTTTGGGGAAGGCTAACATTGCTCATCGTACAAGGAGATGTTAAGCAAGATTGTAGAAATAAAAAAGCAACCTCTCTCTTCCCCCGAAGTTGTGCATGCTCCACTTTCTTTCTATGTGTACAGAAAAAGTTAAAGATctcaagggaaagggaaagaagacttACATTGCAATcccaaggagagttactccagtctaagatcattgaaatcaatgggcttagactggagtagacTCTAAATCCCACTAAAATGACAGAAATGCTGGAGCCATGATGAGAGAGCTGAACTGATGCAACAAGGGGAGCGTTATTTGTGGAGGACAAACCACAAGTGATTTGCTAGAAACCCAAGCAGGCAGGCATGCACACACTCACGCAGAGAGCACATCCTACAAGCCCTCCAACTACTAACTCAGGATTACGGAAACACTCATTCATGTGGCTTACCAGCTTCTGGGCCACAATACTGTAGTGGCTGAAGGACTGCAGAAGGGCCAGAAAACAGACTTTGCACCCAGCTAAGGAAGAGGACAAAGACACACATTTTGTTGTTATCAGGCATTCTGACTAGCAAAATAATGCTGAGACAAAACATTGCTTTGAAAAATCTTTCCAAAAACGAGAGGGTTTTTCACGTTTACAATCTACATTCCCCTTTAATCTTTATAACCTATATGCAAAAATTTTCCATGCACTTGGCAAAGTGCAGCCTGGAGACACAGTGGTTAATTGGTTGGGCTATGAGTTGGCACtcttgctggttcaaatcccacgactgccatgaaagaggtaggtggccttgggtcagccactcctctcagccccagctggctggtggggataataagaacactgactttgaGCATCATTCTTCAGGCAACTAAGCCGTCTAGAACAGTGATAtacaagcacactgttgttgttgttgttgttgttgttgttattgcaagCTACCTGGCTCAAGCTGCATATGCTAATCCCAATACACATTTTCAgaacctggatttttttttcttggtataGAATGGGGGTGACAGCAATAGGAAATCTTGGTACATGTAAGGCCCTGAGtcaattcctgacatctccagttaaagggtcaGGAGTTGCTGTTctaaaagagaagagaaaatctGCCCCAGACTCTAGGTGGCAGCTTCCAGGAGTTCAACATGGTCCAAGGTCGCTCCTTAAATCCTCGGGATGGATAAACAGAAGCCATAAAAAAGTTCATAGGGAGGGCAACGAGGCAGGAAACCACAAATGTGAAGGGCCCCCACCCAACTCGGCCAGGGGCCACTTTGGAGAAGAAGGGCAGGAAGCCACACAAGGTGCAGAAGCCTGGCCCAGAACTGCAGCTTGTTGCGGAAACTGCTTGACTGTTTTCAAACAGATTTTTCCAAACATCCGGATGAGATGCCATGGGCCAAAAGGTAAGAAGAAACTgcttaggaatggagcaggtgaccGCAGAGGGGCTTTCCTGTCCCCTGCCACTGGCTGCCGGCTGCCTTTCAGCCCAAGCAGCTTTGGACAGTTGCCAGGACTGACAAGAGATCCTCAGTGGCCCATACTGAGATCACAGTGGCCCATAAGGCCACCCGACCGAAGCCCGGCCAAGGAAGGAAGTCGCTTACCGTTGTTCTCTTCTGTATTCACTGTCACCAAATACCCCTTTCCCTGAGCCCAAAGAGGTCTGCATAAGAAATGCGTTCAAAATGTTTCATCATCCTGCATACCTTTTAAATAAAAGGAGAGGAAATGGTGAACCAAGAAGCTGGCATCTGTCTTGGTGGAAACCAGCAGTGTCAGCTTGCCCTGGGGAGAGAGGACAAGGCAGTCAAACCCAACAGTCTCCAGAGAGGGCGGGGCTTTGGGGCAGGGCTCCCAGAGTCCCTCTCTGGCTACTCCAGCTTAAGGGGGTCTCAGCAAGTGACAGGAAaaatctccctttctctctccggAGGCCTTGAATagcctcctccacttgaagccaactgggcagcctttggtcagtcacagctctctcagagctctctcagccccacccacctcacagggtgattgtcctgaggataattataacacactttgtaaactgctctgagagggcgttaggttgtcctgaagggcggtataggaATTGAATGTTGATAGCCATCATCAGGCAGATCAGAGATGCAAGCCACCTTGAAAGAACTTCTCCCCAGCgttgccaccctccagggagGGCCTGGAGAcatcccagaattacacctgctctccaggccatagagatcggtTACCTTGGAGGAAACGGCCgccttggagggtgggctctctggctttataccctgctgaggtccctcccctcccccaaaccacgGTCACCCTCAgttttcacccccaaatctccacggaTTTCCCGGCCTGGAGTTGGCCACCCTAGGCAGCCCTTTAGTGAAGCTCCTCCCTCCAAGCCCTGGTATCCGTGCTCCGCCTGCAGAGCTGAGGCGGGCAATgtccagaggcagggcttttcccGCGGTGGCGCCTTGCCTAAGAATCACTCCTCCCCCAGAGTGGGCGGCGCCCCATCTCCCTGCTGCGGGGCCCAAGGACTACAAGTCCCAGCATGCCTGTCTTCCGATGAGGCGCGCATTGCACCCTGGGAGCCCTCCCacggctgccccctccctgccgGCGGCCGAA
Above is a window of Eublepharis macularius isolate TG4126 chromosome 11, MPM_Emac_v1.0, whole genome shotgun sequence DNA encoding:
- the ELP6 gene encoding elongator complex protein 6; translation: MFAQLTELLADFVERPEQGKLTLLVSTKTDASFLVHHFLSFYLKAGCKVCFLALLQSFSHYSIVAQKLGLSLTTAKERGQLVFLEGLKVSHDIFFGKQQSLESRPFQFISGDGSNLKALYEFVQTALSPAVGGDSWKCPVLIVDDLSVLLSLGARPTDVLDFIHYCRVTVNSLLKGNMVVMEHSSDDSEDEENELLVRALRHQSNRILWAEGLATGFCKDVHGQLTIIHRSSWEKKAEKDLLQVYQYKIQDKNVTFFARGMSAAVL